The Sinomicrobium kalidii region GACCCCAGGATGAGTGTGGACTACCAGATCGCCCAGCTTTACGGTGAAAAGGGGGATGTTGAAAAAATGTACAACAGCCTCCTCAACCTCATTGTTTCCAGACAGAATTTTAACCTTACCAACATACAGCGGATCATTTCCCGGTTTATTACGGACGATGCATCGCATCCCAATAATGTATTGCTGCGGAAACTGGTCCTGAAGAGGGCGCAGTCTTCCCCCGATATTCTTTGGAACGAACTGCTGAGCTGGCTGTTTATCCGGCAAAAGCAATACGCTTCGGCATTTACCCAGGAGAAGGCCATTTTCAGGAGGTCCGAAGCCGTTAACCTGCAATCTGTAATCGATCTGGGTACCCTGGCCATGGACGACGGTGATAATGAAACGGCAACTGCAGTTTTCGAGTTTATCATAGAAAATACCGGGGTGGTTTCCGTACTGGTCCGTGCACATCTCAATATTTTGCAGATGCAGATAGCACAAGGGGATGCAGATACTTACAAAGCCATCGAAGGACAGTTCAGGGTGCTGCTTGAAGAATACGGCATGAACAACAGTACCCTGGACGTACAGATCGCTTATGCGAGGTTTGTGGCTTTTCAGATGGAAGATACAGGCAGGGCAGAAACATTTCTGAAACAAAGCCTGGAACTTCCGCTCAATGTTCGCCAGGAAGCACAGGTGAAAATGGCCTATGCCGATGTACTGGTATATTCTGAAAAGTTCAACCGGGCGCTTATCTATTATTCCCAGGTACAAAAAATGATGAAGAACGATGTGATCGCCCAGGAAGCCAGGTTCAAAGTGGCACAGACCAGTTTTTACAAAGGTGATTTTGACTGGGCCCTCACCCAGTTAAAAGTATTACGGGAATCGGCTTCACAACTTATAGCCAATGACGCCATGCAATTGAGTCTGCTTATTTCCGATAATATACTGGAGGATTCTACGCATACCGCCCTGAAAATCTATGCCAGGGCCGATCTTTATGCCTATCAGAACAAAAATGAAAAAGCCATAGCGCTTCTGGATACGGTGCTTGCCAACCACCGAGGTGAAAGTATCGAAGATGAAACACTGTTCAGGCAGGCAACACTGTTTGAGAAACAGCGCCGCTTTGAACAGGCCGAGTATAATTATTTGAAAATCGTCGAGTTTTATCCCTACGATATCTGGGTGGACGATGCCCTTTATGCCCTGGGGCAATTATACGAGTACCGTCTGAAAACACCGGACAAAGCGATACCGTATTACGAAAAGATCATTTTCGAGCGCGAAGACAGTATCTATTTTGTAGAAGCAAGGAAAGCCTACCGCAGGTTGCGCGGAGATGGTGCTTAGCGGGTATTTTTTAATAAACCATAGTTAAACTGCGATAATGTATATTT contains the following coding sequences:
- a CDS encoding tetratricopeptide repeat protein; translated protein: MKAISFLICTLFAFQVFAQEEILAKQYFDGGEFEKALVLYEKLYAGTPRTNYLESLIKCYQQLERYEEAESVLLERVNGTAFSPMYFVELGYNHALQGEKEKARGYYEKAMKAVEDRPAYTYSVGRGFKEKNLLDEAIAVYEKGKELDPRMSVDYQIAQLYGEKGDVEKMYNSLLNLIVSRQNFNLTNIQRIISRFITDDASHPNNVLLRKLVLKRAQSSPDILWNELLSWLFIRQKQYASAFTQEKAIFRRSEAVNLQSVIDLGTLAMDDGDNETATAVFEFIIENTGVVSVLVRAHLNILQMQIAQGDADTYKAIEGQFRVLLEEYGMNNSTLDVQIAYARFVAFQMEDTGRAETFLKQSLELPLNVRQEAQVKMAYADVLVYSEKFNRALIYYSQVQKMMKNDVIAQEARFKVAQTSFYKGDFDWALTQLKVLRESASQLIANDAMQLSLLISDNILEDSTHTALKIYARADLYAYQNKNEKAIALLDTVLANHRGESIEDETLFRQATLFEKQRRFEQAEYNYLKIVEFYPYDIWVDDALYALGQLYEYRLKTPDKAIPYYEKIIFEREDSIYFVEARKAYRRLRGDGA